A genomic stretch from Actinomycetota bacterium includes:
- a CDS encoding glycosyltransferase family A protein, with the protein MPEFSVIIPTRRRPDTLRYALQTAVAQDYPDTEIIVHEVGADPLTAQVVAEIGDHRTRHVQTDDGISMSENWERAVSSATGRYLTMMGDDDGILPTACSVAAQVLERFPSEMLTWHPAAYFWPSSLVVGRQNRLQAYLPASGCERQDPRILLERAYRFQANHYSMPMILHSVVSRELIDRVKRSLGSYFHSTAPDIASAVVDAFYGSSCILVHRIMSMHGLSHNSTGSRLHFTRDASLRLEAEKAAFDGLNFHPSLPNTRNSILFAANEMLIMKQRLFPDTDPTINYVNLIQRSLDSLNAGLDDYETGLADIRRTASLNGVDMERFMIPPPSTDTAPPATGVKALGPDSMVIDIDCSRVGVCNVAEAARLLSGLLPPFVAPVELPGPSEPVRTLSRGDVDFSSLGNGALALRSGWDEPESWGVWSVARRADVVFDLGPRGDRPRSIRIEGRMFVHPKFARATGSVALNGRRAGLIEANWEQPQVVVELELTRADFRNGRVVIEFRNDEPINAAAHGLGVDRRYLGFGLERMLVR; encoded by the coding sequence TTGCCCGAGTTTTCAGTCATCATCCCAACCCGCCGGCGCCCCGACACCTTGCGCTACGCCCTGCAGACGGCGGTCGCCCAGGATTACCCCGACACGGAAATCATCGTTCACGAGGTCGGGGCAGATCCACTCACAGCTCAGGTGGTGGCCGAGATTGGCGACCACCGGACCCGCCACGTCCAGACAGACGACGGGATATCGATGTCCGAAAACTGGGAGCGCGCGGTCTCGAGCGCCACCGGTCGGTATCTAACGATGATGGGCGACGACGACGGGATCCTCCCCACCGCCTGCTCGGTCGCCGCACAAGTTCTCGAGCGATTTCCCTCCGAGATGCTTACCTGGCACCCGGCGGCCTACTTTTGGCCGAGCTCGCTGGTAGTTGGGCGACAGAACCGGCTTCAGGCCTATCTCCCCGCCTCGGGCTGCGAGAGGCAGGATCCCCGGATCCTCCTGGAGCGCGCCTACCGCTTCCAGGCCAATCACTACTCGATGCCGATGATCCTGCATTCGGTCGTCAGCCGTGAGCTCATAGACAGGGTCAAGCGGTCTTTGGGGTCGTACTTCCACTCGACCGCTCCCGACATCGCATCTGCAGTTGTCGACGCGTTCTACGGGTCGTCCTGCATCCTTGTTCACCGCATCATGTCGATGCACGGGCTGTCTCACAACAGCACCGGGTCGCGGTTGCACTTCACCCGGGACGCCTCTCTGCGGCTGGAGGCGGAGAAGGCGGCCTTCGACGGCTTGAATTTTCACCCGTCCCTGCCAAACACCAGGAACAGCATCCTTTTCGCGGCCAACGAGATGTTGATCATGAAGCAGCGCCTTTTCCCGGATACCGATCCGACGATCAACTACGTCAACCTGATCCAGCGGTCACTCGACTCCCTGAACGCCGGGCTCGACGACTACGAAACCGGTCTTGCCGACATCCGTCGAACTGCCTCCCTCAATGGGGTCGACATGGAGCGCTTCATGATTCCACCGCCTTCGACCGATACGGCCCCACCGGCAACTGGGGTCAAGGCACTGGGCCCCGACTCAATGGTCATCGATATCGACTGCAGCCGGGTTGGGGTATGCAACGTGGCTGAAGCCGCTCGTCTTCTGTCGGGTTTGCTTCCTCCGTTCGTGGCGCCGGTGGAGCTGCCCGGGCCGTCCGAACCGGTTCGAACGCTTTCGCGGGGAGATGTCGACTTCTCGTCCCTGGGCAACGGCGCGCTCGCGCTTCGCTCGGGTTGGGATGAGCCGGAATCATGGGGCGTCTGGAGCGTTGCGAGACGGGCCGACGTGGTTTTCGACCTCGGCCCTCGCGGGGATCGCCCAAGGAGTATCCGGATCGAAGGCCGGATGTTCGTCCATCCGAAGTTTGCTCGTGCAACTGGATCGGTTGCGCTCAACGGGAGGCGCGCCGGTCTGATCGAAGCGAATTGGGAACAGCCGCAAGTCGTGGTCGAGCTTGAATTGACGCGGGCAGATTTTCGCAACGGCAGGGTGGTAATCGAGTTTCGCAACGACGAACCCATCAATGCAGCCGCGCACGGCCTCGGCGTCGACCGGCGTTATCTCGGCTTCGGGCTCGAGAGGATGCTGGTGCGGTAG
- a CDS encoding DUF1698 domain-containing protein has product MPSPRFPTSREEIEQSDFFTEDWYYSMELLPGVYTPGANHRNIGLTRKLLARTEVEGRSCLDIGTMEAAVPVLLSRRKASPVVAVDLFNCDDRIEAVKHYTGAQFDYFPGLTHEQTAPYLEERGFANFDIVVLSGVLYHCYGPMHVLAMARSLLRTGGLLIVETLGMIEAEPSMAFNAQGRFSPDPTTFFLPSAGLLEYALRYFQFAPLDALSGNHHRAGGRLLGRIAMACRATNEVASTNDPWMKDAVSIVEYTARFNWRQVDRTGSDPPNYDAPDSLVLDEPTATCNATRTVLKGPPVDLPERVAKIALDDLY; this is encoded by the coding sequence ATGCCCAGCCCCCGGTTCCCCACCTCTCGAGAAGAGATCGAGCAGTCCGATTTCTTCACCGAGGACTGGTACTACAGCATGGAGCTGCTTCCGGGCGTCTACACCCCGGGCGCGAACCACCGGAACATCGGCCTTACCCGCAAGCTGCTGGCCCGGACCGAGGTCGAGGGCAGGAGTTGCCTGGACATCGGGACGATGGAGGCTGCGGTTCCGGTTCTGCTGAGTCGCCGGAAGGCGTCACCGGTGGTAGCGGTCGACCTGTTCAACTGCGACGACCGGATCGAGGCGGTCAAGCACTACACGGGGGCGCAGTTCGACTACTTTCCGGGGCTAACGCACGAGCAGACCGCTCCCTACCTCGAGGAACGGGGATTCGCCAACTTCGACATCGTCGTCCTGTCCGGGGTCCTTTACCACTGCTACGGGCCGATGCACGTGCTGGCAATGGCCCGGTCGCTGCTCCGCACCGGGGGGCTGCTCATCGTCGAGACGCTGGGGATGATCGAAGCGGAGCCCTCAATGGCTTTCAACGCCCAGGGTCGCTTCTCACCCGACCCCACGACGTTCTTCCTGCCGTCGGCCGGGTTGCTCGAGTACGCCCTGCGCTACTTCCAGTTCGCTCCGCTGGATGCATTGAGCGGCAACCACCACAGGGCGGGAGGGCGGTTGCTCGGCCGCATCGCGATGGCGTGCCGGGCGACGAACGAGGTTGCGTCCACCAACGACCCCTGGATGAAGGATGCCGTCAGCATCGTCGAGTACACGGCCCGCTTCAACTGGAGGCAGGTCGACCGGACCGGGTCTGACCCGCCGAACTACGACGCCCCGGATTCGCTGGTCCTGGACGAGCCGACGGCAACCTGCAACGCAACCCGAACGGTACTCAAGGGGCCGCCGGTGGACCTTCCGGAACGGGTGGCGAAGATCGCTCTGGACGACCTGTATTAG
- a CDS encoding FkbM family methyltransferase: MENENAEVRLFGVLADQIEPKWMVDVGAHRGTMFLPFLQAGWRIDAFEPFTSSFEWLESQFGHNERVVLHPEAMSDTSGTKAFHLATSLDGEQAHDFYHSLEVLRDDDFHRKGDIVEVTTVCIDDLVELGALPPKVGVLKIDTEGHDLQVLKGAGRLSAEVVCVEFWCPEHPQGPSPYPPEEIVELMRERGYSNYIVVEHDLADNARFRASLSDVPPEAWGNLLFFRSKSGPYASTWEWWGTQHHLHLESGLAEAEQALVDKEKVIREQAIAMREQAAGLDALRTQLETLLVQLENVRSVGGAARNLTREVYRTLGDLKRSLYGRTGRRTQTPEN, from the coding sequence TTGGAGAATGAGAATGCCGAGGTGCGCTTGTTCGGGGTGCTGGCGGACCAGATTGAGCCCAAGTGGATGGTCGACGTCGGCGCCCACAGGGGAACCATGTTCCTGCCTTTCCTCCAGGCCGGTTGGAGGATCGATGCGTTCGAGCCGTTCACGTCCAGCTTTGAGTGGCTCGAGTCCCAGTTTGGACACAACGAGCGGGTAGTGCTTCATCCCGAGGCCATGAGCGACACCTCCGGGACCAAAGCCTTTCACCTGGCGACCTCTCTCGACGGAGAGCAGGCGCACGACTTCTACCACAGCCTCGAAGTCCTCCGCGACGACGACTTCCATCGCAAGGGAGACATCGTCGAGGTAACGACGGTCTGCATCGACGACCTGGTCGAGCTGGGGGCGCTCCCCCCCAAGGTGGGCGTGCTCAAGATCGACACCGAGGGCCACGACCTCCAGGTGCTGAAAGGGGCCGGCCGGCTGAGCGCGGAGGTGGTGTGCGTGGAGTTCTGGTGTCCGGAACACCCTCAGGGGCCGAGCCCGTATCCGCCCGAAGAGATCGTTGAATTGATGCGGGAGCGGGGGTACTCGAACTACATCGTGGTCGAACACGATCTCGCCGACAACGCTCGCTTCCGCGCCTCCCTCAGCGACGTACCGCCGGAGGCTTGGGGCAATCTGCTCTTCTTCCGAAGCAAAAGCGGCCCCTATGCGAGCACCTGGGAGTGGTGGGGCACCCAGCATCACCTGCATCTGGAGTCGGGACTCGCCGAAGCCGAGCAAGCACTGGTGGACAAAGAAAAGGTGATCCGCGAGCAGGCAATTGCCATGCGCGAGCAGGCGGCGGGGCTGGATGCGCTCCGCACACAGCTGGAGACCCTACTGGTGCAGTTGGAGAACGTGCGCTCGGTGGGCGGGGCGGCCAGAAATCTGACCAGGGAGGTCTATCGAACGCTCGGGGACCTGAAAAGGAGTTTGTACGGGCGAACCGGTCGTAGGACTCAAACCCCTGAGAATTGA